CTGGCGGGTGTCGGCAGCGGCAGCCTGTCCGACCCGACGTCGCCCTATTTCGACAAGACGCAGAGCGGCGGTTCGATTGCTGCGCTCAACAAGGACGGTTTCAATATTGCGGGCTGCGGCTATATCAATGCGGCGAGCGCCACGGCGACCCCGGCCTATATGGCCACGGTCTCGGCTGTCGACGCTTCGGCGTTCGGCATGGGATATTTCCCCAGCTCGACGGGTTACAAGGTTACTTACAATACGGCCGACGATCCGGAAAGCGGCATCAAGAACATCCAGTATTATGCCGGCATGATAACTTACAACAAGAGTTACAATCGCATGACAATCGCTTACCAGGGTGGTTATTGCGCCGCTCCCGTCCGCTGTATCAAGGACAAGGAGTGATCCTCACCCCCGCACACACAAACACACACAACACAAACAACAATAAATGAAACGTAAACCTAATTATCTGAAGCACCTGCTGCAATGGGGCGTACTGGCCGCCATTGCGGGCACGGTGCTTTGGGCCAAATTGAGCGACAAACCCGTCGATGTCGAGGCATATTGTCCTTTCGGCGGGTTGCAGGCTTTCGGTACCTATGTGGTGAACAACTCGCTGGCCTGCTCGATGTCGATGCTCCAGATCATGATGGGCCTCGTGCTCGCCGTGGGAGTGATTCTGTTCAGCAAACTTTTTTGCGGATACCTCTGTCCGCTGGGCACCGTCGGCGAGTGGATGGGGCGTGCCGGGAAAAAACTGCACCTGCAGGTCGATGTCCCTTCGGGCAGCGTCGTCGACAAACTGCTGCGCGTGGTGAAGTACGTGCTGCTCTTCACGATCCTCTATTTCACGCTCTCGTCGAGCGAGCTGTTCTGCAAGAAACTCGACCCGTTCTATGCCGTGGCTACGGGTTTCAAGGGCGAAATCGTGCTTTGGATGTCGCTCACGAGCCTTGCGCTGCTGCTCCTGGGCGGCTTCGTGGTGAAGATGTTCTGGTGCAAGTATATCTGTCCGCTGGGAGCTGCCAGCAACATTTTCAAATTCACGCTGCTGTTCGTGATCGCCGCCCTCGGCGGCTGGGCGCTCGGTGCGCTGGGCGTTGCGAACGCATGGGTATGGACGATCGGCGGCGCATGTCTTGCCGCCTATATCGTCGAGATCGCCAAGATGCGCAGCTGCACCTTCCCCCTGATGTACATCAAGCGGGACTTGAACACCTGCAATAATTGCGGACTGTGCGAAAAGAAATGTCCCTACCAGCTTCCGATCCATGACTATGTGAAGGTGAAGCATGTCGACTGTACGTTGTGCGGCAACTGCATCGGTGCGTGTGCCAAGGATGCCTTGCAGGTCAACGGCCGCCGTTCGCTGCGCTGGGTGCCCGGGTTGCTGGCCGTGGTGCTCTTCTTCCTGGCCATATGGCTGGGTTCCACCATGGAACTGCCGACGATCGACGAGAAGTGGGGCGACTACGAGAAGGTCGAGAACCTGCAGACGTTCGAGATGGAGGGCTTGCAGACGATCAAGTGCTTCGGTTCGTCGAAGGCTTTTTCGGCCAAGATGCAGGCCGTGCAGGGCGTATACGGCGTCAAGACCTTCGTACGCCGCCATGGTGTCGAGGTGCTTTACGACCCGGCTGCCACCGATACGCTGAAGATACAGGCTGCGATCTTTGCGCCGACGCTGCGCAAATATGCCATGCCGGGCGAGCAGGTGCCGATGCTCGACGTGGTGAAGCTCGGCGTCGAAGGGCTCCACGACCGGATGGATATGATCTATTTCGGCATGGTGCTCCAGAAGATCGAGGGAGTCTACGGCTTCACGTCGGAGTTCGCCTGTCCGGTGGATGTGACGGTCTACGTCGATCCGGCTGCCGGTATTACCGAAAAGATGTTCGGGGAGGCGATCGACGCCAAGGAACTGGTCATCCCGACCAAGGAGAGCGAGAAGGTGATCCCGATGCATACGGTGCTTAAAAGCTATGCGGTCGCCGGACAGGTTTCGCGTGAAGAGTTTGCGCAGATCATGTTCCGCGATGTGGAGAAGCTCGCGGGCAGGTTCGTTGCCAACCAGGAGAAGTGGGGGGACGACGAGCAGTTCCCCAAGGCGGTCTACGAGATGGTATTCCCCGGTATCGAGAAGATGCCGATCCGCAATGCGTTCCCCTATTTCAAGAGCTTCCTTTCGTGTACGGACGGCATCGTGTCCGTGGATTTCGTCCTGCGGGATATGAAGCCCGTGATGCGCATCCGCTATGTGAAGTCGATGTGGGACGACGCGAAGCTGTGGAAAGAGGTTTTCCAGGCCGAAAAATGGACGCTGCGCATGGCTGACGGCACCTTCAAGGAGGCTGACCCGCGGCTGAAGTTCACGACCGAGGGTAAGACCGTCGAAGAGTAACCCTAAACTCAACGGGAGGGCGTCGGCGACGGTGCCCTCCCGTTTATAAGAATGAAAGATATGAGAAGATGGATAGCCTGTCTGGCCGTTGTGCTGCTCTGTATGCAGACTGCAAGGGCCGACGAGGGCATGTGGCTGATGCACCGGCTGGCGGAGATTTATCCGCAGATGAAGGCCCGGGGACTGAAAATCAAGGATAAGGAGATTTACAACGAGAAATCGGCGGCGCTGGCCGATGCCGTGGTGGCTGTCGACGGCGGCATGGGGACGGGCAGCATGATCTCCGACCAGGGGCTGATGATTACCAATCACCATGTGGCTTACAGCGACATCTGCGCCCTGTCGACGCCCGAATGCAACCTGCTCGAAACGGGATTCTGGGCACGTACGCGCGATGAGGAGATTCCCGTCCCCGGCAAGACCGTGTGGTTCGTGCGCAAGGTGGTCGACGTGACCGACGAGGCCAATGCGCTCAAGGAGGAGATGAAAGCCGCCGGGAAATGGGGCATGATGGCCCCGCGCCGCCTCTATGCCGAACTGGAAGGGCGCTACGGCCGGGAAACGGAGTGCGAGGTGTCGTGCTACTCGATGTGGGGCGGCAAAATGTACCTGATGTTCTACTACGACATCTACAAGGATGTGCGGCTGGTGGGTACGCCGCCTGCGTCGATCGGTGCCTTCGGCGGCGATTACGACAACTGGGGCTGGCCCCAGCACAAGGGCGATTTCGCGCTTTACCGCGTCTATGCCGACCGGGAGGGACGCCCTGCGGCCTATTCCGCCGACAATGTGCCGCTCAAACCCCGCCGCGTGTTGCAGGTCGCCACGGGCGGCGTGCATGACGGCGACTTCGCAATGGTGATCGGATTCCCGGGGCGTACGAACCGCTATGCGTCGTCGTTCGCCGTGGCCGAGAAGCAGCGTGTCCGGAACCCGATCGTCGTGGCCAACCGCCATGACCGGATGGATATTCTCAAACGCCATATGGAACGCGATCCGCGGGTGCGCATGGAGTATTCGGATGCTTATTTCGGCCTGAGCAACTACGCCGACTACGCCAAGTGGGAGAACAAATGCCTGCGCCGTTTCGACGTCGTGGCGATCCGTGAGGCCGAGGAGGAACGCCTGCAGCGTTGGATCGAGGCCGATTCCGCCCGCAAGGCCGAGGACGGGACGTTGCTCGAAGAGCTCGCGCGCGGTTACGAGGCGCGGCAGGGCGCCGAGCGCAACCTCAATTATTTCCGCGAGGCATGGCTCGGCCCCAGCGAGGCGCTGCTCGTGGCCAACCGCGTGTCGTCGTACCTTGGCAAACTCGAACGGCTGAAGCAGGACTCGCTGATCGTGGATTCGAAGGATGCCCGAAGCGTCGTGGCCGGGAGCGGCCGCCTGCGCCGTAACTACGATGCCGCGACCGACCGCGACCTGTTGGCGCGGATGGTGGTGAACTTCACGGCCAACGTGCCGCGCGAGATGTGGGGCGTGCAGTTGCAGGCGATGTACGACCAGGCGGGAGGCGATGCCGACCGTATGGCGCGTGCGGCGTTCGATGCTTCGTTTTGCAGCGACCCCGTGCGTTACGATGCCTATTTCTCGAAGAACCGGTCGGTGGCCGAAATACGCCGTGACCCCATGGTGGCGCTTACCGAATCGGTCACCGTACAGCGTTTTACGGGCGGTGTGGACAAGGCCGAAAAGCGCGGCCGTGCGCATGTCGGGCGGAGCGAGAGCCGCTATGCCGACCTGCTTTACGATTTCCGTGCTTCGGAAGGACTGGCGCAGTATCCCAATGCCAACTCGACCATGCGCCTGACCTACGGTAACGTGCAGCCCCTGAACCCTTCGGACGGCGTGCATTACGATTCGCGTTCGACGATTGCGGGCTATATGGAGAAGTACAACCCCGACGAATACGAATACCGTGTCGACGACCGTATGCGGCGGCTGATCGCCAAACGGGACTGGGGACGCTGGGGCGAGAATGGTACGCTCTATGTCAATTTCCTGACCGACAACGACATTACGGGAGGCAATTCGGGCAGCCCCGTACTCGACGGCAGGGGGCACCTTATAGGGCTTGCGTTCGACGGCAACCGCGAGTCGATGGCCGGCGACGTGTGGTTCCATCCCGAATTGGCGCGCACGGTGTGCGTGGATATCCGCTATGTGATGTGGGTGATCGACAAGTATGCCGACGCCGGGTGGTTGCTCGACGAAATGAAGTTCGCAAAATAACCCGGTGTGCCGGTGGTAACCGCGGCATCCCGACGTGTCAAGCAGACCTGCCAATTGGCAGGTCTGCTTTTGTTGCAGGGGCATAGCTGTCCGGTGTCCGTATCCGTATGGCTTTTGGGATCGGTGTCCGTCTGCGTATCCGTCGCGCGTTTGGGGTCGGCGCCCGTATCCGGTTTCGTCGGGCTTTTGCCTTCGGCCTCCGTCTCTGTTACGTGTTTGGGGTCGACCTCCGGCTCCTGTCCGCGTCTATCCCAGAAGCAACTGCCGCAGGGCGGGAATATCTTCCGCAATAAATGCGGGTTTTGCGGTCTGAAGCTCTTCGCGGCTGCCGTAACCCCACAGTACGCCGATGGCGGCAAGCCCCGTTGCGGCTGCGCCTTCGACGTCATGGCGGCGGTCGCCGATCATCACGGCACGGGCGGGGTCGTCGATGCCCAGCGTGGCGAGTGCATGGCGGATTACGTCGGCCTTGGCGTCGCGCGAGCCGTCGGGCGTGCTGCCGCTGATAAGCGCGAAGTCGTCCGCGAACCCGAAATGCCGGGCAATCTGCTCCGCGAAACGGGTGGGTTTCGAGGTCGCCACGACCAGTGTCGCCCCGTGCGCCCGCAGGTCGCGTAACAACTCGGGGATCCCTTCGTAGAGCCTGTTCTCGAAAATCCCTTTCGGGGCGTAATATTCGCGGTATTTTTCGACGGCTACCTCGGCATCGGCGTCGCTCATGTCATAGAATTCGCGGAACGAATTGCGCAGCGGCGGCCCGATGAAGGGGCACAGCGCCGTGGGGTCGTCGGCCTCGATGCCGAAATGCCGCAGGGCGTACTGCACCGAACGGGTGATACCCGGCATCGGGTCGGTGAGCGTTCCGTCGAGGTCGAAAAAGAGGTATTTCCAGCGCATGGATCGTCGTTTTATATTATTCCGGACGAATCACGCTTTTTACGCTATTCCTTGCCGGCTTGCCGGGTGGAAAAATGCAGGATAAGCGTGTCGCCCTCTTCGAAGAGGCCGGGCGCCCCTATCTGAGCCTGAGGAACGAGTAGCCGAAGCGTTCGCAGGCGGCCTTTTCCAGCTTTTCGCGCACCGAGGGATGGGCGACGGCGATCAATGCCCGCGCCCGCTGGGCGAGGTTGCGGCCGCGCAGGTGCGCAACGCCGTATTCCGTTACGATGTGCTGTACCATGTGGCGGGTCGTCACGACGCCCGCGCCGGGCGTCAGCAGCGCCTTGATTTTCGATTCGCCCTTGAGAGTAGTCGACGGGATGGCGATGAAGGTTTTCCCGCCCTCCGACAGGGCTCCTCCGTACATGAAATCGTGCTGCCCGCCTACGCCGGAAATGATGCGCTCACCGACCGAGTCGGCGCAGACCTGCCCCGTGAGGTCGACCTCGACGGCCGAGTTGATCGCCATCACGCGCGGGTTCTCGCGGATGCGGAACGGGTCGTTCGTCCATGCCACATCCTTCATCACGAGGTCTTTGCGGTAGTCCATATAATCGTACAGCCGGCGCGATCCCAGCGCCAGCGAGGCGACCGTTACGCCGGGCATGACCCGTTTGAGCGAGTTGTCGATCACGCCGCTTTCGAGCAGCGGCAGCACGCCGTCGGTCATCGCCTCGGTATGCAGCCCGAGGTGTTTGTGGCCCGTGAGCGCGGCCAGCACGGCATTGGGGATTCCGCCCACGCCGATCTGCAATGTCGCTCCGTCGGGGATCAGTTCGGCGATGTGGTTGCCGATCCTGCGTTCGATGTCGGTGGGGGTTGCCGAGGGCACCTCGACCAGCGGGTCGTCGACCTCGACGGCCGCGGCGACGCGCGAGAGGTGGATCACGGCGTCGCCGTAGGAGAACGGCATGGCCGTGTTGACCTGTGCGATGATTGTCCTGGCGCATTCCACGGCCGAAACGGCCAGGTCGGCCGAGACGCCGAACGAGCAGTAGCCCTCCTCGTTGGGGCGTGAGAGGTTGAGGATTGCCACGTCGACGGGCAGCGTCCCGTCGCGGAACAGCCCCGGGATTTCGCCCAGGAAGGCCGGGATCGACTGTCCGTAGCCCTGGGCCAGCCAGCGGCGGATGTTATTGGCCACGAACAGGCTGTTGACCAGGAACGTATCCTTGTATTCGGGGCTGCAATAGGGGGCGTCTGCCCTCCCGACGGCGAATCCGGAGTAGAGCGTGACATCGGTGAGCTCGGCGGCGCGGTCGGTCATGGCGCGGACGAGCACTTCGGGGATCGAGGTGCTGCCCTGAATGTAGACGCTGCTGTGCGGGCGGATGAGCTTTACGGCTTCGGCGGCTGTCGTGAATCGCATAGGCTTATCGGTGGTTTTGCCCGAAGGCGGTTAGGCGTGTTTCGAGCAGTTCGAACTGCTCGGGGCGGTTCAGTTGCGAAACGCAGACCCGGATGCCCGGCTGGCGGCTGCCGGTCGATGTGAGCGATATGGCGCAGATGCCGTAGAGGAGCAGTTCGCTCAGCAGCTCCGCGCTGGAGAGACCGCCGTAGCCGACGGTGTAGAAGAATCCGTCGCTGACGGTTTCGTCCTGGTCTTT
This Alistipes onderdonkii DNA region includes the following protein-coding sequences:
- a CDS encoding 4Fe-4S binding protein — its product is MKRKPNYLKHLLQWGVLAAIAGTVLWAKLSDKPVDVEAYCPFGGLQAFGTYVVNNSLACSMSMLQIMMGLVLAVGVILFSKLFCGYLCPLGTVGEWMGRAGKKLHLQVDVPSGSVVDKLLRVVKYVLLFTILYFTLSSSELFCKKLDPFYAVATGFKGEIVLWMSLTSLALLLLGGFVVKMFWCKYICPLGAASNIFKFTLLFVIAALGGWALGALGVANAWVWTIGGACLAAYIVEIAKMRSCTFPLMYIKRDLNTCNNCGLCEKKCPYQLPIHDYVKVKHVDCTLCGNCIGACAKDALQVNGRRSLRWVPGLLAVVLFFLAIWLGSTMELPTIDEKWGDYEKVENLQTFEMEGLQTIKCFGSSKAFSAKMQAVQGVYGVKTFVRRHGVEVLYDPAATDTLKIQAAIFAPTLRKYAMPGEQVPMLDVVKLGVEGLHDRMDMIYFGMVLQKIEGVYGFTSEFACPVDVTVYVDPAAGITEKMFGEAIDAKELVIPTKESEKVIPMHTVLKSYAVAGQVSREEFAQIMFRDVEKLAGRFVANQEKWGDDEQFPKAVYEMVFPGIEKMPIRNAFPYFKSFLSCTDGIVSVDFVLRDMKPVMRIRYVKSMWDDAKLWKEVFQAEKWTLRMADGTFKEADPRLKFTTEGKTVEE
- a CDS encoding HAD family hydrolase translates to MRWKYLFFDLDGTLTDPMPGITRSVQYALRHFGIEADDPTALCPFIGPPLRNSFREFYDMSDADAEVAVEKYREYYAPKGIFENRLYEGIPELLRDLRAHGATLVVATSKPTRFAEQIARHFGFADDFALISGSTPDGSRDAKADVIRHALATLGIDDPARAVMIGDRRHDVEGAAATGLAAIGVLWGYGSREELQTAKPAFIAEDIPALRQLLLG
- a CDS encoding acetyl-CoA hydrolase/transferase family protein; this translates as MRFTTAAEAVKLIRPHSSVYIQGSTSIPEVLVRAMTDRAAELTDVTLYSGFAVGRADAPYCSPEYKDTFLVNSLFVANNIRRWLAQGYGQSIPAFLGEIPGLFRDGTLPVDVAILNLSRPNEEGYCSFGVSADLAVSAVECARTIIAQVNTAMPFSYGDAVIHLSRVAAAVEVDDPLVEVPSATPTDIERRIGNHIAELIPDGATLQIGVGGIPNAVLAALTGHKHLGLHTEAMTDGVLPLLESGVIDNSLKRVMPGVTVASLALGSRRLYDYMDYRKDLVMKDVAWTNDPFRIRENPRVMAINSAVEVDLTGQVCADSVGERIISGVGGQHDFMYGGALSEGGKTFIAIPSTTLKGESKIKALLTPGAGVVTTRHMVQHIVTEYGVAHLRGRNLAQRARALIAVAHPSVREKLEKAACERFGYSFLRLR
- a CDS encoding S46 family peptidase — translated: MRRWIACLAVVLLCMQTARADEGMWLMHRLAEIYPQMKARGLKIKDKEIYNEKSAALADAVVAVDGGMGTGSMISDQGLMITNHHVAYSDICALSTPECNLLETGFWARTRDEEIPVPGKTVWFVRKVVDVTDEANALKEEMKAAGKWGMMAPRRLYAELEGRYGRETECEVSCYSMWGGKMYLMFYYDIYKDVRLVGTPPASIGAFGGDYDNWGWPQHKGDFALYRVYADREGRPAAYSADNVPLKPRRVLQVATGGVHDGDFAMVIGFPGRTNRYASSFAVAEKQRVRNPIVVANRHDRMDILKRHMERDPRVRMEYSDAYFGLSNYADYAKWENKCLRRFDVVAIREAEEERLQRWIEADSARKAEDGTLLEELARGYEARQGAERNLNYFREAWLGPSEALLVANRVSSYLGKLERLKQDSLIVDSKDARSVVAGSGRLRRNYDAATDRDLLARMVVNFTANVPREMWGVQLQAMYDQAGGDADRMARAAFDASFCSDPVRYDAYFSKNRSVAEIRRDPMVALTESVTVQRFTGGVDKAEKRGRAHVGRSESRYADLLYDFRASEGLAQYPNANSTMRLTYGNVQPLNPSDGVHYDSRSTIAGYMEKYNPDEYEYRVDDRMRRLIAKRDWGRWGENGTLYVNFLTDNDITGGNSGSPVLDGRGHLIGLAFDGNRESMAGDVWFHPELARTVCVDIRYVMWVIDKYADAGWLLDEMKFAK